CGCCGGGCAAATAACAAACAGGGTATGGGGTAGAGGGTTAAGGTTTTATGCTGTATCACCTGCTGTACCCGTTGCACGAGAGCTACGCGGTCTTGAACGTCTTCCGATACGTCACCTTCCGGACGGCCGGGGCCATTCTTACCGCGCTGCTGATCAGTTTGCTCCTGGGGCCGGCGCTAATCCGTAAGCTTCAGGAGTTACAGATCGGCCAGAGCATCAGGGACGACGGGCCGGCGGGTCATCTGCAAAAGGCCGGGACACCCACGATGGGCGGCCTCCTGATCCTGGCCTCTGTATTTATCGGTACGTTGCTCTGGGCGAACCTGACCAACCGGTTCGTTTGGCTCGCCCTGTTGTGCACGGTCTGGATGGGGGCGGTGGGGTTCATCGACGACTACCTGAAGGTGGCATCAAAAAACAGCAGGGGACTCTCAGTCAGGGGAAAACTGTTGTGGCAGGTGATTCCCGGTATGCTCGTTGGGCTCTTCCTGTATGTCAACCCGGTGGATACGTACACCACGAAGCTGGCTATCCCCTTTCTTAAGCACTGGATGCCAGACCTGGGCTGGGGCTACGTCCTGTTTGTGATGCTGGTCATTGTCGGCGCGTCAAATGCGGTGAACCTCACCGACGGCCTGGATGGGCTGGCTATCGGTCCGATCCTGATGACCGCCGCAGCGTATACGGTCCTGGCGTACATTGCAGGACATGCCAGCATCGCGCACTACCTGCAGGTGGTCTTTGTCAGGGGGAGCTCGGAGCTCACCGTCTTCGGCGGCGCCATCGTCGGGGCCAGTCTGGGATTCCTCTGGTACAACGCCTACCCCGCGCAACTCTTTATGGGCGACACCGGCTCGTTGGCGCTTGGAGCCGCCGTGGCCACGCTCGCTGTCCTGGTCAAGAGCGAGTTGCTCCTGCTCATCGTCGGGGGGGTGTTTGTGGCGGAGGCCATCTCGGTGATCATGCAGGTCTTCTCCTACAGGACGACCGGTCGACGGGTCTTTCGGATGGCGCCCATCCATCACCACTATGAGCTGAACGGGATGGCGGAGCCGAAGATTATTGTCCGATTCTGGATCATCTCCTTTATCCTGGCCTTACTTTCGCTCACCACATTGAAATTGAGGTGAAGGCGTTGAGAAAGGTTTCGAGTTTCGAGTTTCGAGTGCCACATGCCAGGTTTCACGTTACGAGTGTGGCTTACTCGAAACCCGGAACCCGGAACCCGGAACTGCATGGTGGTAACCATGCTGGATCTGGCCGGTAAGCGAGTGATAGTCGTGGGGTTGGCGCGATCCGGAGCGGCGGCCTGCCGTCTGTTGCTCAAGCAGGGCGCAACGGTCATCGGCGCCGATCGCAGGGGCGTGCGTGAGATCGGTGCCGACCTCTGCAGCCTGGAGCGGGACGGGGTCGGTCTTGAGCTGGGTGAGCAGTATCTACACTCCTTATTTTTGGCCGACCTTATTGTCGTCAGCCCTGGGATCGATCTGCGTGAGCCGTCGTTTCAGCGGGTTCGGGAGGCAGGTATCCCGCTCATCGGCGAGGTTGAGTTAGCCTACCGGTACAGTGAAGCCACATTGATCGGAATCACTGGAACCAATGGTAAGAGTACCACGACGACCCTTCTCGGCGCGATACTCACACAAGCCGGCCTGCCTTCGCATGTGGCCGGTAACATCGGGACCCCCCTCTGCGGAGTAGCGCCTTCTCTTGCGGCGGGTGAATTTGTGGTGACGGAGCTGTCGAGTTTTCAATTGGAAACGATCAAGGAGTTCAGGCCGCGCGTGGCGTTGCTCTTGAATCTTGCGCCAGATCATCTTGACCGATATGACTGCGTCGAGGACTATTATCGGGCCAAAGCCCGCATCTTCGAGAATCAGCAGCCGTCGGATGTTGCCATTGTGAATGCGGACGATCCGTTGGTGCTCCAAGCGGCAGTGCAGGCCAGAGGGCGAAGGTTTGCATTCAGTCGGACCAGACCGCTCGATGCGGGGGCGTACGTCAGCGAAGATCACCTGATCCTCAATCTTGACGGGAGGCGGGAGACCATTTGCCGGGTGTCCGAGGTGAAGATCCAGGGGGTGCATAACCTGGAGAACGCCCTGGCCGCCAGTCTTGCGGCGGCAGTAGCCGGCATATCCCCGATGGCGATCCGGAATGCGCTCGTCAGCTTCGAAGGGCTCCCGCACCGCCTGGAGTATGTCGCCGAAATCGGTGGCGTTCGTTATATCGATGACTCCAAGGGGACAAACGTCGGAGCGGTGATCCGATCGCTTCAGAGTTTCACCGTCCCCATTGTGCTTATTGCCGGTGGCAAGGATAAGCAAAGCGACTTCGGGCCGCTGGTGCCTCTTGTCCGCGAACGGGTGAAAAGGCTGATCCTGATCGGTCAGGCCGCTCCAACGCTGCGACGTGCGCTTGCCGGGGCCTGTCCGATGGAGGAGACATCGAGCCTTGAGGAGGCCGTTCGGCGCGCTGCAACCGCCGCATCGCCGGGAGAGGTTGTGTTGCTGTCTCCGGCCTGCGCCAGCTTCGATATGTTTACTGATTTCGAAGAGCGAGGGCGTGTCTTCAAGGCGGCGGTACGGGGACTTCCACCTGCCGCCGACAGCACGCGAGGACAGGCATGATCAGTAGGCGCCTCTCTCACGATAAGCTGTTGTACGGCGTGTCGCTGCTGCTGGTCCTGGTCGGTATTGTGATGGTCTATAGCGCGAGCGCCATCAGGGCCCAGGAAAAATACGACGACCCGTTCTTTTTCCTGAAGAAGCAGCTCCTGTGGGCGCTGATCGGGTTGGCGGTCATGTTTTGGGCCATGCACCGCGACTATCGCACATTCCAACAGTATGCGCCGCTGTTGTTCTTTTGCTCGCTGTTGCTCCTCGGCCTTGTGCTGATCCCATCGATCGGGATCAAGGTCAACAACGCCAGGCGGTGGCTTCGGCTATTCGGGATCTCCTTTCAACCGTCCGAACTTGCCAAGCTCTCCATTATTCTCCTTGTAGCCAGACTCCTCGCCAAGAGCGCCGATCGGGAGGAGCAGTCCGCCAAACGCCTTCTTGTACCGCTCATTGTCTCCGGACTGGTTTGCAGTCTGATTGTGTTTCAGCCCCACTTCGGGATGGTAGCGATCCTGCTGTGTGCGGTACTGGCCCTGTGTTTCATGGCAGGCATCCGTCTGGGGCATCTGAGCGCCGTCGCTCTTGGGGCCATGGCGTTGGCCGTCCTGCTCGTCTGGACCCACCCATACGCCTTGGAGCGAGTCATGACGCGGCTGGATCCAAGTCACGCCTCCCCTAAAGCCGCACACCAGACTAACCAGGCCATAGTTGCAATTGGGCCTGGGGGGCTTCTGGGGCGAGGTCTCGGCGACAGCTTCGGTAAGCTGGGGTATCTGCCAGAGTCCCATACCGAGTTTATCTTTGCCGTTGTCGGGGAAGAAACGGGGCTTGCGGGGACTCTGCTGGTTGTCTGCCTCTTCGGCGTGCTTCTGTGGCGGGGAACTCGGATCGCACTCCGGGCGCCTGATCTGTTCGGCACCTATGCGGCAATGGGGATTACCTTTACCATCGTGACGCAGGCCGCTGTCAATTTTGGAGTGGTTGTCGGACTACTACCTATTACGGGTTTGCCGTTGCCGTTGGTCAGCTTCGGCGGCACATCCTTGGTCGTTACCCTGTTGTGCATCGGAATCCTGCTCAGCATTTCGCGTCACCAGACGGCGAAAGGGCGATTCGCGTGAAGGCCATCATTGCAGGCGGTGGGACGGGGGGGCATCTCTTTCCTGCTATTGCGTTAGCCGAGGAGCTTCGCTCGCGATGGGCCGATCTGCCGCTCCTGTTTGTCGGCGTCGAGGGAGGGGTTGAGGCATCGTTGCTCGCGACGAGAGGTTGGGATTTCGAAGGGATCAAGGCGTCGGGCTTACAGGGGAAGCGCTTTCTGTCGCGGATGCGGAGCCTCTCGTTGATCCCATTGGGGCTCATCCGATCTCTCTCGATCCTTCGACGGTTCCGTCCCGATGTCGTGGTTGGGTTTGGCGGCTACGCTTCGGTTGCCATGGTGCTGTCTGGAGTGCTTGCGAGGGTTCCGACCGTGATCCATGAGCAGAACGCCTTACCGGGGCTTGCTAACCGATGGTTGGGGAGGGTCGTTGATCACGTCGCGGTGGCCTTCGATGAGGCAGCCGATTTTTTTCCAAAGCGTAAGGTGCGGGTGACCGGCAATCCGGTCCGAGCGGAGCTCTTCGGCATAAGCGGGGCAGAGGCAGTGACCCGCTTGGATCTCGATCCGGATCGGCTCACCATCCTAATCTTCGGTGGCAGCCAGGGGGCTCATCGGCTGAACCAAGCGGTCATGGAGGCCCTCCCCACGCTTGCGGACTGGCGAGAGCGGATCCAGTTCATTCACGCCACGGGTCCGCGCGACCTTGCTTCCGTTCGGCAAGGGTATGACGCGGGGGGGTATCGAGCAGTCGTAGAGCCGTTCTTTCAGGCGATGGCCATGGCATATGCCGCTGCCGATCTCTGTTTCTGTCGGGCGGGGGCCGGCACTGTGGCAGAGCTTTGCGCCTTGGGAAAACCGTCGGTGCTCATTCCGTTCCCCTTTGCCGCCAACGATCACCAGCGCTACAATGCTGAAGCGCTGGTCGCCTCCGGCGGGGCCCGGATGGTCCTGGACCGCGAGTTGAACGGCGCCACGGTGGCCGAAATCATACGGACATTTCTTCGCAACAGAGAGGGGCTTGAGGCTATGGCGCGCAGGGCGAAGACCTTGGCGAAGCCGGATGCGGCGATACGCTTGGCCGATCTCGTTACACGGACTGCGTCCCGAGGGTCAAGGGCCAAGCTCCGGCTTCTCGGCCCGGACCTGCAAAGCGGGACAAGGAACTGCGAACATGTTTAAAAAGATCCGGCACATCCATTTTGTCGGGATCGGAGGGGTCGGAATGAGCGGGATTGCCGAGGTCCTCCACAATCTTGGCTATCAGATCAGCGGCTCCGACCTGAAGATATCGGAACACACCCTTCGTCTTCAGGCATTGGGGGTTATCGTGCAGATTGGCCACGATTCCGCACACGTACAGGATGCCGATGTCGTGGTCCGCTCCTCGGCGGTCTCTCCGGAGAATCCAGAAATCGTCGCGGCGAAGGCGCATGCCATTCCGGTCATTCAGCGCGCCGAGATGCTGGCCGAGCTGATGCGAATGAAGTACGGCGTGGCCGTTGCCGGTACTCATGGGAAGACGACGACAACCTCTATGGTGGCCACGGTCCTGGCCAGGGCGGGTCTTGATCCCACCGTGGTCATCGGGGGCAGGCTGGATGCGCTTGGCAGTAATGCGAAACTCGGGCAGGGCGAGTTTATGGTCGCAGAAGCCGACGAAAGCGACGGCTCTTTCCTTAAGTTGACTCCTACCATCGCCGTGGTGACCACC
Above is a genomic segment from Candidatus Methylomirabilis tolerans containing:
- the mraY gene encoding phospho-N-acetylmuramoyl-pentapeptide-transferase, with amino-acid sequence MLYHLLYPLHESYAVLNVFRYVTFRTAGAILTALLISLLLGPALIRKLQELQIGQSIRDDGPAGHLQKAGTPTMGGLLILASVFIGTLLWANLTNRFVWLALLCTVWMGAVGFIDDYLKVASKNSRGLSVRGKLLWQVIPGMLVGLFLYVNPVDTYTTKLAIPFLKHWMPDLGWGYVLFVMLVIVGASNAVNLTDGLDGLAIGPILMTAAAYTVLAYIAGHASIAHYLQVVFVRGSSELTVFGGAIVGASLGFLWYNAYPAQLFMGDTGSLALGAAVATLAVLVKSELLLLIVGGVFVAEAISVIMQVFSYRTTGRRVFRMAPIHHHYELNGMAEPKIIVRFWIISFILALLSLTTLKLR
- the murD gene encoding UDP-N-acetylmuramoyl-L-alanine--D-glutamate ligase; the protein is MPGFTLRVWLTRNPEPGTRNCMVVTMLDLAGKRVIVVGLARSGAAACRLLLKQGATVIGADRRGVREIGADLCSLERDGVGLELGEQYLHSLFLADLIVVSPGIDLREPSFQRVREAGIPLIGEVELAYRYSEATLIGITGTNGKSTTTTLLGAILTQAGLPSHVAGNIGTPLCGVAPSLAAGEFVVTELSSFQLETIKEFRPRVALLLNLAPDHLDRYDCVEDYYRAKARIFENQQPSDVAIVNADDPLVLQAAVQARGRRFAFSRTRPLDAGAYVSEDHLILNLDGRRETICRVSEVKIQGVHNLENALAASLAAAVAGISPMAIRNALVSFEGLPHRLEYVAEIGGVRYIDDSKGTNVGAVIRSLQSFTVPIVLIAGGKDKQSDFGPLVPLVRERVKRLILIGQAAPTLRRALAGACPMEETSSLEEAVRRAATAASPGEVVLLSPACASFDMFTDFEERGRVFKAAVRGLPPAADSTRGQA
- the ftsW gene encoding putative lipid II flippase FtsW is translated as MISRRLSHDKLLYGVSLLLVLVGIVMVYSASAIRAQEKYDDPFFFLKKQLLWALIGLAVMFWAMHRDYRTFQQYAPLLFFCSLLLLGLVLIPSIGIKVNNARRWLRLFGISFQPSELAKLSIILLVARLLAKSADREEQSAKRLLVPLIVSGLVCSLIVFQPHFGMVAILLCAVLALCFMAGIRLGHLSAVALGAMALAVLLVWTHPYALERVMTRLDPSHASPKAAHQTNQAIVAIGPGGLLGRGLGDSFGKLGYLPESHTEFIFAVVGEETGLAGTLLVVCLFGVLLWRGTRIALRAPDLFGTYAAMGITFTIVTQAAVNFGVVVGLLPITGLPLPLVSFGGTSLVVTLLCIGILLSISRHQTAKGRFA
- the murG gene encoding undecaprenyldiphospho-muramoylpentapeptide beta-N-acetylglucosaminyltransferase, with the protein product MKAIIAGGGTGGHLFPAIALAEELRSRWADLPLLFVGVEGGVEASLLATRGWDFEGIKASGLQGKRFLSRMRSLSLIPLGLIRSLSILRRFRPDVVVGFGGYASVAMVLSGVLARVPTVIHEQNALPGLANRWLGRVVDHVAVAFDEAADFFPKRKVRVTGNPVRAELFGISGAEAVTRLDLDPDRLTILIFGGSQGAHRLNQAVMEALPTLADWRERIQFIHATGPRDLASVRQGYDAGGYRAVVEPFFQAMAMAYAAADLCFCRAGAGTVAELCALGKPSVLIPFPFAANDHQRYNAEALVASGGARMVLDRELNGATVAEIIRTFLRNREGLEAMARRAKTLAKPDAAIRLADLVTRTASRGSRAKLRLLGPDLQSGTRNCEHV